A portion of the Calliphora vicina chromosome 5, idCalVici1.1, whole genome shotgun sequence genome contains these proteins:
- the LOC135962179 gene encoding uncharacterized protein LOC135962179 — translation MKFLIVALAFVACAYADVSELGYDYQQPSAPAPAPVEPERSYIPPAPVVPAPAPVNSYVPPPQPQPAPAPVNTYVPPAPHVEEPVNSYIPPVEQPLAPVEEIEQTPEDGYRYKTVRRVVYRHRA, via the exons atg aaattcctCATTGTTGCTTTGGCTTTTGTTGCCTGCGCCTACGCTGATGTCTCTGAGTTGGGCTATGACTACCAACAACCCTCCGCTCCTGCTCCAGCCCCAGTTGAACCAGAAAGATCTTATATCCCACCCGCACCAGTTGTACCAGCACCAGCCCCAGTCAACTCTTATGTACCACCACCACAACCTCAACCCGCTCCTGCTCCTGTCAACACCTATGTGCCTCCAGCACCTCATGTAGAAGAGCCCGTCAACTCTTACATTCCTCCCGTGGAACAACCCCTTGCCCCCGTTGAGGAAATCGAACAAACCCCTGAAGATGGTTACCGTTACAAGACTGTCCGCCGTGTTGTCTACAGACACCgtgcttaa